The DNA window GCTCTGAAAAGACTTTCAGAATCATTATCCCTTATTTTGATCCCTTGTAAAATATCCTTACCTGTTAAAATTTGACTGGTATAGATACAGTTGAgagattggcatccttccatctatgagagatggacacgcagcaaacaatccatttatgtggggtgccttctcttggtgtacctttgctgatggctgtgaaggccaatccttgaggcaggttctgccacaagtgctgcatttagggccttcatgtcacgcttgcaagcatccttgaagcggagctttgtgcGGCCCACTGGTCGTCTGGGCCCAGCTACTTCGCCATGCAGTAGATCCTTggggatgtgtccgatccactgaagctgtttcattagtgccaacatacttgggagctctgcctttgagagggctgCCGTATTTGTGatatttgtcctgccaggatatacccataatgtaccgcagacagcgaagatggaaattattgaactgCTTTTCCTGCTAGCTGTAAATCACCCATGTTTCCCAGCCATgcaacaaggtgctgagaacacagaccttataaaccatcactttagtcctaagggtcagcttggtgttatcccatgcgagtTTCATGAGTCAGCCAaacgtggtagctgctttccctctgcgtgtttcgagctctgcatcaagggacagattatctgtcaccgtggacccaagttaGCAGTACTTGCTAATGAtttcagtggggtgttatttagcataatcaggggtggagatgcaacgccTTGTCTcacgaccacagttttcttgacgagCAGAACAGGTTACAGGTGTggcagagacagtccatgagtctttgtggcTAAATTTCTGTGTAGCCTTGTGGTTAgggtactggactagtaacccagaggtcaTGAGTCCAGAGAATTACCAAGAAAGCTGTTATAGAAACCCACAGGTTCATCAGTAGCCTTCAAGAAAGGGAATTGGCACATCTACATGTTCTATTCATTttcaggatatgggcatcactagcaagggcaGCATTTCTTGCACATACCTTTTGCTCCTATGTTATTGACCTGCAAGGTGCTGCTTGAGGTGGTTTGACCATTATGCAGCATGCTTGAAAGGTAGAGCAGCTGAGTTTCGAGACAGTTTTTCGTTACTGTCCTGGCATAGACGTTGCATGTAGCTGCAGGTATCCTTGCAGTAGATGTCAGTCCTTCATCTGTTGAACAGGGCACCAAGAAGGCAGTTCTccacagttgttgggaaaatgcgactttttttttgttcattcatggggtgtggacattgctggctaggccagcatttattgcccatccctaattgcccttgagaaggtggtcgtgagctgccttcttgaagcactgcagtccatgtggtgtaggtacacccacagtgttatcagggagggagttccagggttttgacccagtgaccatgaaggaacagcgatatagttccaagtcaggatggtgtgtggcttggaggggaacttgcaggtggtggtgttcccatgcagttgctgcccttgttcttctggtagtagaggtcatgggtttggaaggtgctgtcttaagtagccttggtgtgttgcggcagtgcatcttgtagatggtacacaatgctgccactgcgtcggtggtggagggagtgaatgtttgtggatggggtgccaatcaagcgggctgctttgtcttggatggtgttgagcttcctgagtgttagtggagctgcatccatccaggtaagtggagattaTTCAATCGCACTCCTCACttttgacttgtagatggtgggcaggctttggggagtcaggagatgagttactcgccacaggtcctgctcttgtagccatggtatttatatggctacttcagttcagtttctggtcaatggtagcccccagaatgttgatagtgggggattcagcgatggtaatgccattgaatgtcaaggggagatggttagattctctcttgcctgagatagtcattgcctggcactcaagtggtgcgaatgttacttgccacttataagcccaagcctggatattgtccaggtcttgctgcatttttacacagactgcttcagtatctgaggagtcgcaaatggtgctgaacgttgtgcaatcatcagcgaacatcccacttctgaccttatgattgaaggaaggtcattgatgaagcagctgaagatggttgagcctaggacattaccctgaggaactcttgcagtgatatcctggagctgagatgattgacttccaacaaccgcaaccatcttcttttgcgttagttatgactccaaccagtggagactgggCCTGCAGAAATGGCTGCTGGCATCTTGGCATGCACCACCAATTGTGCAGGGTTGCCTCGATCAGCTTGGTATAATTCTTCATGCACTGAAAGCATAACATACTATAAGGATGCCTCTGTAAAACTGTCAGGCACAACAATTAGATATTCACATATCTTGGTGTCCTTGGGTCTGTTCTCCCAGCTTTCTTTGTGAAGAAGAACTTCCACTCGTGCTAAAGATCTGCTCTGATGAGATGTTAACTGCTGCTTACAGAAAGGTATCCATGGGAGGTGAACAGCATCCTGAATGCAACCTGGCATCCCTCAGGACGACCTTCAAGCATCTTAAATAGTGGAATTTCCATTGGGAAATCCCAATAAGAGAAAAATCAGTAATTTACAGTAATTCGCACAAAGGTTCATGAAAGCACAAGCATGAACAGAGAGTTGAAAAAGAATGGCAAAGAAATGGCTAAATTGCACTTTATATTACAGAGTCCTTTTCATCCTGAGGTTTTCAGGATACCATTACTCAGCAACCTTGGATGCTTATTTAAAATGGGTATTTTTTGTCATGTGATTGGTATGTCAGCTCTGGGAAATAGTGTGCAGGGGTGGCATACATCCAAATGCATTGAAATAATGCAGCAGCTTGTTTTGACGCAGGCAATTCTGTTCCTGCTCCCGCCAAGTGGGAAATGCTAGTGAAGTTTCAATGGGGCAGAACTATAGTCAATTTCCCTCATCCAGCGCTGCAATAATTGGTGCACCTAGGCTGAGGTATCCAAAGAGATGCAGCAGTGATGTTTGACACtgagctactgaggtagtatgttaTGTTGAACAGTATATCTTGCCATAAAGGCATCTACAATGTGATGCAAAGCACCAAGATTCTGTTGTTGGGCATTGAGGTCTACTTTGCACCTGACACAATCTGAGTAGGGCAATGCAAGCAGAAAACATCCCGAGGATCCTACAACCCCAACTATATATTGCGAATTAAAAGCAGGACTTTCATTCAAATGAGGCTGAAGTCACATAATACAACTGAAGCACAAATGGTGGCTCTATAATAGTTGGTCTCCAAGATTCAGTTCTTTAAAGCAATCCTTTTGACCTGAGGAAGTTAGGAAAAAGAATGGCAGCACATAAGGATAATTAGCAGCCTTTCAACATTTGCTGGTGCACAGCACGGCATATGCTAAGCACTAGGGGTGCCACATATGTATTTCGATGAACTGACTTCACGCTGTTGTGATTGGTCTGTTTGCTGGGGTGCAGTGATTCATGCTACCTTAAAGAAAACAGTGCCAGCAGCTCTAAGGAGCATTAACTATCTCATAGAATCATTGAAGTTTCAGTAAAGATGGAGGCTGCTTAACCCACTGTGCCCATGCCAATACTAGCTCACAATGGAGTACTCCAATTCCCTTTCCCGATCCTTCCCCACCACTTTaatatttttcctttttaagtgttCATCCTATTCTTCCCtaaattagtgaaccagttggatctTTATGACAATGCAGtcacttcatggtcacttttactgatgctagctttttattaaaactgaattcaatttctcaaactgccatggtgggatttgaactcacatttatCTGGAGTATTAGTCTAGGCTGGTGGGTTACGAGTCCAGTAAAATAATCACTACACTACCATATCCTAATGCTATTGACTTTTTGTGCTTAAAAGGTGGAGAGTAGATAAGGTAGAAGTAGGTTTGGCCAGTAACTGAATTCATCCTTGAACATTATTTGACTCCTGCCTTTGACAGCTTTGATTGTACAGAAAGACGAAAGATTATGAAACATTTATTGATATTTAAAACAAGATTTATCTAAATAACAGATCACAAGCAATCACACAATATGGAGCTACACGCAATTGCAAAAGTAATGATTTAAACACTTCAATTACATAATTGTTCAGTTACTTTATTACATAGAATTTtttagcacagaaacagaccatttggcccaactggtctctgctccacaaaagcctcctcccaccctactgcaTGTCACTGCATATCTTTCCATTtctttttccctcatgtacttgCCTAGCTTCCTCTTAAAAGCACCTATTGCATTCACCTCAACTTCCACATGGTAGTGTTGGATGCAATTATGTTGTCACCAAAAACTTTTCCCCCTGAAAATTATGCCTTAAATATACCCCTTCCCTCAGAAAATGATCTAGCCATGGGCACCCCAACTGGTGAGAAATGTTATCATGCATGTTTTCTGGGTGAAAACCTGAGCGTAGATCTTACAAAGTTCAAAGCTTTGTGGTCTAGGAGTGTGTGTTGGGAAATTGGGTGGTTAAGTCATGTTGGAACCATCCTTACCAATTCCAAACATCTGTGAGCAAATTCCAAATGTGAATTCCCAGCCTGCAAAGCTCTGCTTTGGGAGCAGAGGTTCAGAAAATTTCCCTTATTTTTGATCTCATCTGATGTTTCCCCACCCATCTCCTGAAGCTGTTGCCTTCGCTGGAGTGTAGCTTCATAGCTATGAATATAATGCTCCACAAACAGCCATTCTCTCTTTCAGTCTGAATGTTGGTAGGTTTTGAGAgcatggggaggggggtgggggggttgctggtGGGGATGTTGAGTGTGGAGGAGGTGCAGGAGTGAACAGCTGAGCCCTGCTCACTAGCCCAGATTATGAAGCTAATTATAGTCAGTCTAGCTGGGATCATCATACACCGTGGATAGAACCTGGGGTTTTCATGCTCTGCATTGTACAGTTGCTCAAAGGGCAGTACATTATTTGGAAGCTTTAATATTTTTAAGAGGATATGTTTTTACATTTTTGTAGGAGCTTTAGTTACCTTTTTGATATGATTCAACCATtgtaaagttttttttaattcactttcGGGATatgggcaaggccaccatttatttcccatccctagctgcccttgagaagctgggctTTGAAGTATTGCAatacatgtggtgaaggtgctcccacaatgctgttaggaagggagttccaggatttagattcaGCGACGATGAAGAAACGATAATATATTTGGACTTGGCGCTGGTGGTGTTCCTAGGCACCTGCTGCCCTTTTCTTTCGAGATGGTGGAGATCGTGGGTTTGGGCGCTGCTATCCAAGAAGCTTTGTTTGGGTTTCCTTGAGAATTGAACCAATGAAGTTCTTAGAGTGTCCAATTACAATAAGAGCCACATCAATCTGGCGATCATCAAGTGTTCCTGCATTTTGATAATATTTTCATTAACTTCACGAGTACGCTATTCTTGCCAGGAAGGAGGAGGTCGATTTGTTTCATGAGACTTGTTTTTAAGTTGGCTTCTGTTTTTTATATTTAATCAAAATAAAGCATCAAAGCAACCAAAGCATGTTTTAATGAATATTCATTCAGCAGGCACTACTACCCCTACCAGTCCCAGCTCCACCCTTACCAATTGCAGCATTACCCTTACAAATTCTGTCATAATACTGCTCAGTCCCAGTACTCTGGTGAGCAAATATTGCAAGcaaggcaatttttttttaaactggaagaTTCTGGTTAGTTTGTTGGCAGGCTCAGAATGATTCTGATGTCACTTTTCTCAGATACTCCAGAATAAAATCTCTGGCAAATAATGGGCTTGGAAAGTAATCACTGGATCATACATTTAATATTAGTAGCATATTTTCTGCTGCATTACTGGTGAACCTAGTCTTGTGTCAGGTATGTGTGTTCCTGCTCTAGGCAAATTCAACAATTATTGCTGTTTGTAAGTTGCTGTGATCATTCATAGATCATTGCAACATATTGTAAACTTCAGGCTCCAGGGCATATTTATATAGAGATAAGCTATGACCTTTGCTTATTAAAatagtttttattcattcatgggatgtgagcctcgctggtaaggccagcatttattgcccatccctaactacccttgagaaggtggtggtgagctgcctttttgaactgctgcagtccatgtgatgtaaatacaccaatagtgctgttaggaagggagttccaggattttgacccagcgaaagtgaaacaacggtgatatagttccaagtcaggatggtgtgggacttggaggggaacttgcaggtggtggtgttcccatgcatctgctgcccttgttcttctaattagtagaggtcatgagtttggaaggtgctgtcaaagaagccttggtgagttacagcatcttgtacatggtacacactgcactAGTGGCagagggaatgaatttttaaaatggtAGATGGGGTGGcgatcaagttggctgctttgtccttgatgatgttgagcttcttgagtgttgttggagctgcaccatccaggcaagtggagagtattccatcacactcctgacttgtgccttgtagatggtagacaggcattggggagtcaggaggtgagttactcaccgcagaattcccagcctctgacctgctcttataggcacagtatttatgtgactagtccagttaagtttctggtcaatggtaacccccaggatgttaatgattAATTGGTTTGGTAAATCAATTTTTTAATAGGATTTGACAATCTTTTTTCTATTCTCCGCTTGCTTAATCAACTTTAGTTCAATTAAGAAACAATCTATTTTCTGAAACTGATTGGCTGAAATATCCTGCACAGCTTCATTCTCCAGACAAGTTCATAATGTTATGACCATCTATTGTCATTGGGAATTTAAAATGCTTCTATTTCATAATGACAGCTGTTTTAAATAATTCACAACATTACTACTTACCCCACCTCCCCTGCCCAACCTCCCCAACTGTATTTACAAATATTCTGAGACCAACCCCATATTCAGAACTTGCTTGATGAAAGAAATGTTCTTTGTTCTCACTGTTTAATGGCAACGACCTATTTTCATGCCCAATTTCCCATCATCCAAAGTTTTCGAGAGGTGCTCCAAATTCAGTCCCTAATGATGGACAAGCGAAGTTGGGTAAAATATTGGAATTCAAGTTTAAATGTTTGGGCTGCTTTGAGAATTCAATCACAGATTTCCAAGTCAGTGAATTCTTCACTCGTCTGTCCAATTACGATAAGATCGATGTTAATATTGAGATCATTATATGTTCCAGTTTATTATTTTAATAGTAGTTTCACAGTTACTTTGCTCTTATAATCAAATGCTGCGTTGGTCCAATTACTTCAGTCTCATTAAATTGCCCTTTCTTTTAGTTATTTGGTAGCTTCAGCCTCATTTTCTTCCTCTTCATATTCTTCTCCTTCAAGCTCTGCGGTAGCATCTTGGTATTGTTGGTACTCAGACACCAAATCATTGGTGTTGCATTCTGCTTCTGTGAACTCCATTTCATCCATACCTTCTCCTGTGTACCAATGCAGAAAAGCCTTCCTTCTGAACATGAGTGAGAACTGCTCAGAAATGCGCTTGAAGAGTTCCTGGATTGCAGTGTTATTCCCGATGAAGGTGGAAGACATTTTGAGCCCACGTGGTGGAATGTCACACACAGCTATTTTGACATTATTGGGAATCCACTCCACAAAATGGTTGCTGTTCTTGGATTGGACAGCTAACATCTGCTCATCTACCTCCCTTGTGGACATCCTGCCTCTGAAGATTGCTGCCACGGTCATGTATTTGCCATGGCGAGGATCACAGGCTGCCATCATGTTCCTGGGATCAAACATCTGCTGGGTAAGCTCCGGCACTGTCAGCGAACGATACTGCTGGCTACCGCGGGATGTCAATGGAGCAAAACCGGGCATGAAGAAATGTAGGCGAGGAAATGGGACCATGTTGACTGCTAGCTTCCTCAGATCTGCGTTGAGTTGACCAGGGAAACGCAGGGAAGTGGTGACACCACTCATAGTCATGGAAACCAGATGGTTCAGGTCACCATAGGTCGGTGTGCCCAGCTTCAAGGTCCGAAAGCAAATGTCATACAAAGCCTCATTGTCGATGCAGAAGGTTGAATCTGTATTCTCTATCAGCTGGTGGATGGACAAGGTGGCATTGTATGGTTCAACCACAGTGTCTGAGACCTTTGGTGAAGGCACAACGCTGAAGCTGTTCATAATTCTATCAGGATATTCCTCTCGGATTTTGCTCATGATGAGAGTGCCCATGCCTGAGCCTGTTCCTCCACCCAGTGAGTGTGTGAGCTGGAAGCCTTGTAAACAGTCGCAGCTTTCAGACTCATGCCTCATGATGTCTAGCACGTTTTCCACCAACTCAGCGCCTTCTGTGTAGTGACCTTTGGCCCAGTTGTTTCCAGCACCTGAATTACCTACAGCCGGGTGGGAGTGGGGTTTGGAAAAAAAAAGAGGGTATTTAAGATAaattttttaaactttaaaaaaatggaaATATGATAATGATTTGTGCCAGGAATTTCCTCAAGGATTCTCCTCATCAATTCTGACACCCAATGCCCACTAGATAAGAATCTGACACCCAGTGGGCACTGAATATTACTCTGATGCCCAGTGCTCACTGGATATGACTGTGACACCCAGTGGCTCCTGCATAAGACTGTGACGCTCAGTGCCAACTGGATAAGACTGTGATACCCAGTGCCCACTGGATAAGACTGTGATACCCAGTGCCCACTGGATAAGACTGTGATACCCAATGCCCACTGGATAAGAATCTGACACCCAGTGGGCACTGAATATTACTCTGATGCCCAGTGCTCACTGGATAAGACTGTGACACTCAGTGCCCACTGGATAAGAGTCTGATATCTAGTGCTCACTAAATAAGACTGTGACACTCACTGCCCAGTTTATTTGCTGTCTTCTCTTTGTTTCTGAACCTATCTGTATGTAGGACTGACTGCAGTTTCTCAGTAACATTGCTCTATTATAAATGGATAAACACACATTAGAAATGCACATCAATAGCTAAGCCTAAAAAATGGTTTACTTCTGAAGAATTTGTGAGACTTCACAGTGAGGAGGAAATCCActgagtcatttatgacacagaggaggccattcgacccatctggtccatgccagctctccacggagctatgtagtcagtcccactccccggttctatccctgtagccctgcaagtctatttctctcaggtgtccatcaacttcctcttgaagtcattgatcatctatgcttccaccacccttgtgggcagcgagttccaagtcattaccacccgctgcatataaaagtgcttcctcatgttgcccctgcatcttttgccaaaactttcaatctgtgccccctagttgaggttagagtttaaaaatagggaagtcctgttacaactgtacggggtgttggtgaggccacacctggagtactgcatacagttttggtccctgtatttaaagaaggatatactagctttggagacagttcagaaaaggttctctaggttgattcctgggatgaaggggctgtcttatcaagaacggctaaacaggttaggcctttattcattagagtttagaagaatgagaggtgatcttatagaaacatccaAGAGTTCAAGGGGGCTctgcagggtagatgttgagaagatgtttccactagtgggggaatttcgaactaggggacataattacagagtaagggggcacacatttaaaactgagatgcgaaggaatttcttctctcagagggtggtgaatctctggaattctctgcctcagagagttgtggaggctacgtcactaaatgtatttaaggaggaggtagatagatttttgaaatctcggggcgtCAAggtttaggcagagcaggcccgaaagaagagttgaggcctgggacagatcagccgtgatcttatagaatggcagggcaggcttgaggggctgaatggcctactcctgctcctatttcttatgttcttactccttgtaccatttgttaatggggacagtttttccttgccaaacttgtctaagcctgtcataatcttgtacacctctattaaatctcccctcaatctcctttcttctaaggaaaacaaacccagcttttccaacctaaccttgtaactacaatcccccattcctggagccattctagtaaatctccctctcaagggccctcacatccttcctgaagtgtggtgaccagaattggatgcaatattccagttggagcctaagcagagctttataaagatgcagcataacctccctgtttttgtactcaatgcctctatttctaaagcccaagatcccatgtgctttactaaccCCTCTCTCAATATGGGCTGCCACCTACAAAGATCTATGCACGTGTACccgaagatccctctgttcctgcacattattTAGGACTGTGCCACTATGTCTATATTGTGTTtccctaatccttctgccaaaatgcatcagctcacacttgtcagtattaaactccatctgccacctctctgtccattctgcttgcttatctatatcctgttgcaggcggctcctatcatcctcactatttaccacacctcCTAGTTTGGTGTTgttaaccgtggcgcggagtcaactcccccttgtcccctttattccctatactcAGTTGATCCtagccgtcacgtgggactgaagttctcttaattcaggctcagactgagtgtttgggatatcggatttcaagggagccaccctccagcttaatccacagctacagttaatggcttagtacaaagaggaggaactcagtcctttctttaactatcaatttactttattcaccttgttgtacaatgtaagaataaggcttatacacttagttagacaaaaacatacaactcccactgagttatactgttaataacaaaactagctagaattcataagcacacccactgggttcctctgacctttcctgtcctagtcacagaatacaaaggatattacccgaaaaagggagagttaacgctggccaggcgttccattcttTCTCTCTTTTCTACGTCGttgccgcgtcgct is part of the Heterodontus francisci isolate sHetFra1 chromosome 16, sHetFra1.hap1, whole genome shotgun sequence genome and encodes:
- the tubb1 gene encoding tubulin beta-1 chain, with the protein product MREIVHIQIGQCGNQIGAKFWEVISEEHGIDIKGNYVGDSDLQLQRINVYFNEAHGNKYVPRAILVDLEPGTMDSVRCSHIGQIFRPDNFIFGNSGAGNNWAKGHYTEGAELVENVLDIMRHESESCDCLQGFQLTHSLGGGTGSGMGTLIMSKIREEYPDRIMNSFSVVPSPKVSDTVVEPYNATLSIHQLIENTDSTFCIDNEALYDICFRTLKLGTPTYGDLNHLVSMTMSGVTTSLRFPGQLNADLRKLAVNMVPFPRLHFFMPGFAPLTSRGSQQYRSLTVPELTQQMFDPRNMMAACDPRHGKYMTVAAIFRGRMSTREVDEQMLAVQSKNSNHFVEWIPNNVKIAVCDIPPRGLKMSSTFIGNNTAIQELFKRISEQFSLMFRRKAFLHWYTGEGMDEMEFTEAECNTNDLVSEYQQYQDATAELEGEEYEEEENEAEATK